In Massilia forsythiae, one DNA window encodes the following:
- a CDS encoding recombinase family protein — translation MKGQRIGYVRVSSFEQNPDRQLEHVQVDRVFTDKASGKDTQRPQLEALLGFVREGDTVVVHSMDRLARNLDDLRRLVQSLTRRGVRIEFAKECLAFTGENSPMANLMLSVMGAFAEFERALIRERQREGIALAKQRGAYRGRKKALAPERVTELRTRVADGKPKATVARDLGISRETLYQYLKTE, via the coding sequence TTGAAAGGCCAACGAATCGGTTACGTCAGGGTCAGCAGTTTCGAGCAGAACCCGGACCGGCAGCTCGAGCACGTACAGGTGGACAGGGTGTTTACCGACAAGGCATCGGGCAAAGACACGCAGCGGCCGCAGCTGGAAGCGCTGCTGGGCTTCGTGCGCGAGGGCGACACCGTGGTCGTGCACAGCATGGACCGTTTGGCCCGCAACCTGGACGACCTACGACGCCTTGTGCAGAGCCTGACCAGGCGCGGCGTGCGGATCGAGTTCGCCAAAGAGTGTTTGGCCTTTACCGGTGAGAACTCGCCAATGGCAAACCTGATGCTGTCGGTGATGGGCGCTTTTGCCGAGTTTGAGCGCGCACTTATCCGTGAACGGCAGCGCGAGGGGATCGCGCTGGCCAAGCAGCGCGGGGCCTACCGCGGCCGCAAAAAAGCGCTCGCGCCCGAGCGCGTGACCGAGCTACGCACTCGGGTCGCCGACGGCAAGCCGAAGGCAACCGTAGCGCGCGACCTCGGCATCAGTCGGGAGACTCTTTACCAATACCTGAAAACAGAATAA